The following proteins come from a genomic window of Prionailurus viverrinus isolate Anna chromosome D1, UM_Priviv_1.0, whole genome shotgun sequence:
- the SMPD1 gene encoding sphingomyelin phosphodiesterase encodes MPRHGVSPGQGHRRSGPEQESDRTRGSPRLRLLWMGLPLILALVLWAPAGAHPLPVQSQHVGRLVPQLRDAFGWWNLTCPVCKSLFTAIDFGLKKESGVEWVGSIATKLCKLLKIAPPAVCQSTVQLFEDDVVEVWTRSVLSPSEACGLLLGSTCGHWDVFSSWNISLPAVPKPAPQPPKPPAPGAPVSRILFLTDLHWDHDYLEGTDPDCENPLCCRQDSGLPPSSRPGAGYWGEYSKCDLPLRTLESLLSGLGPAGPFDMVYWTGDIPAHNIWHQSRQDQLRALTTVTALVKKFLGPVPVYPAVGNHESTPVNGFPPPFIEGNHSSSWLYEAMAKAWESWLPPEALHTLRIGGFYALSPRPGLRLISLNMNFCSRENFWLLINSTDPAGQLQWLVGELQAAEDRGDKVHIIGHIPPGHCLKSWSWNYYRIVARYENTLAGQFFGHTHVDEFEVFYDEETLSRPLSVAFLAPSATTYIGLNPGYRVYQIDGNYPGSSHVVLDHETYILNLTQANEPGAIPHWQRLYRARETYGLPNALPAAWHDLVYRMRGDTQLFQTFWFLYHKGHPPSEPCGMPCRLTTLCAQLSARSDSPALCRHLVPDGSLPDVQSLQPRPSFC; translated from the exons ATGCCCCGCCATGGAGTATCTCCCGGCCAGGGCCACCGCAGGTCCGGCCCGGAGCAGGAATCGGACCGGACCCGAGGGTCCCCCAGACTGAGGCTTCTGTGGATgggcctgcctctgattctggcGTTGGTTCTCTGGGCCCCGGCCGGGGCCCACCCTCTTCCCGTCCAAAGCCAACACGTCGGTCGCTTAGTGCCCCAGCTCCGTGACGCCTTTGGGTGGTGGAACCTCACCTGCCCAGTTTGCAAAAGCTTGTTCACCGCTATCGACTTTGGGCTGAAG AAGGAGTCCGGTGTGGAGTGGGTGGGCTCCATAGCCACCAAGCTCTGCAAACTGCTGAAGATAGCACCGCCCGCTGTGTGCCAGTCAACTGTCCAGCTCTTTGAAGATGATGTGGTGGAGGTGTGGACacgctcagtgctgagcccatcTGAGGCCTGTGGTCTGCTCCTGGGCTCCACTTGTGGGCACTGGGACGTCTTCTCATCTTGGAACATCTCTTTGCCAGCTGTACCAAAGCCGGCCCCACAACCACCCAAGCCCCcggccccaggcgcccctgttagccGCATCCTCTTTCTCACTGACCTGCACTGGGATCATGACTACCTGGAGGGCACAGATCCTGACTGTGAGAACCCACTGTGTTGCCGCCAGGATTCTGGCCTGCCACCTTCCTCCCGCCCAGGTGCTGGATACTGGGGCGAGTACAGCAAGTGTGACCTGCCCCTGCGGACCCTGGAGAGCCTGTTGAGCGGGCTGGGCCCTGCCGGCCCTTTTGATATGGTGTACTGGACAGGAGACATCCCCGCCCACAATATCTGGCACCAATCACGTCAGGACCAGCTTCGGGCCCTGACCACTGTCACAGCCCTTGTGAAGAAGTTCTTGGGGCCAGTGCCTGTGTACCCTGCTGTGGGCAACCATGAGAGCACACCTGTCAAtggcttccctccccccttcataGAGGGCAATCACTCTTCCAGCTGGCTCTATGAGGCAATGGCCAAGGCATGGGAGTCCTGGCTCCCTCCTGAAGCCCTTCACACCCTCAG AATTGGGGGGTTCTATGCCCTTTCCCCACGCCCTGGCCTCCGCCTCATCTCTCTCAATATGAATTTTTGTTCCCGTGAGAACTTCTGGCTCTTGATCAACTCCACAGATCCTGCTGGACAGCTCCAGTGGCTAGTAGGAGAGCTTCAGGCAGCTGAGGATCGAGGAGACAAG GTACATATAATTGGCCACATCCCCCCAGGGCACTGCTTGAAAAGCTGGAGCTGGAATTATTATCGAATTGTAGCCAG GTATGAGAACACCTTGGCTGGTCAGTTCTTTGGCCACACCCACGTGGATGAGTTTGAGGTATTCTATGATGAGGAGACCCTGAGCCGGCCACTGTCTGTAGCCTTCCTGGCACCCAGTGCCACCACCTACATCGGCCTTAATCCTG GTTACCGGGTCTACCAAATAGATGGCAACTATCCGGGGAGCTCTCATGTGGTCCTAGATCATGAGACCTACATCCTGAACCTGACACAGGCTAATGAGCCAGGAGCCATACCACACTGGCAGCGTCTCTATAGAGCTCGAGAAACCTACGGGTTGCCCAATGCACTGCCTGCCGCCTGGCATGATCTGGTGTACCGCATGCGGGGTGACACACAACTTTTCCAGACCTTCTGGTTTCTCTACCATAAGGGCCACCCCCCCTCAGAGCCCTGTGGCATGCCCTGCCGCCTGACTACACTTTGCGCCCAGCTCTCAGCTCGCTCGGATAGCCCTGCTCTATGTCGCCATCTGGTGCCAGATGGAAGCCTCCCTGATGTCCAGAGCCTGCAGCCAAGGCCATCTTTCTGCTAG
- the APBB1 gene encoding amyloid beta precursor protein binding family B member 1 isoform X2, which produces MRVQDTSGTYYWHIPTGTTQWEPPGRASPSQGNSPQEESQLTWTGFAHGEGFEDGEFWKDEPSEEAPMDLGLKDPEEGTLSFPAQNLSPEPLPQEEEKLPPRNANPGIKCFAVRSLGWVEMTEEELAPGRSSVAVNNCIRQLSYHKNNLHDPMSGGWGEGKDLLLQLEDETLKLVEPQTQALLHAQPIVSIRVWGVGRDSGRDFAYVARDKLTQMLKCHVFRCEAPAKNIATSLHEICSKIMAERRNARCLVNGLSLDHSKLVDVPFQVEFPAPKNELVQKFQVYYLGNVPVAKPVGVDVINGALESVLSSSSREQWTPSHVSVAPATLTILHQQTEAVLGECRVRFLSFLAVGRDVHTFAFIMAAGPASFCCHMFWCEPNAASLSEAVQAACMLRYQKCLDARSQASTSCLPAPPAESVARRVGWTVRRGVQSLWGSLKPKRLGAHTP; this is translated from the exons ATGAGGGTCCAGGATACCTCAGGGACCTACTACTGGCACATCCCAACAGGGACCACCCAGTGGGAGCCCCCGGGCCGGGCCTCTCCTTCACAGGGGAACAGCCCCCAAGAGGAGTCTCAG CTCACTTGGACAGGCTTTGCCCATGGAGAAGGCTTTGAGGATGGAGAATTTTGGAAG GATGAACCCAGTGAGGAGGCCCCTATGGATTTGGGGCTGAAGGACCCTGAGGAAGGGACATTGTCCTTCCCAGCTCAGAACCTCAG CCCAGAGCCATTACCCCAAGAGGAGGAGAAGCTGCCTCCACGGAATGCCAACCCAGGGATCAAG TGTTTCGCCGTGCGCTCCCTAGGCTGGGTGGAGATGACCGAGGAGGAGCTGGCCCCTGGACGCAGCAGTGTGGCAGTCAACAACTGCATCCGTCAGCTTTCCTACCACAAAAACAATCTGCACGACCCCAtgtctgggggctggggggag GGAAAGGACCTACTGCTACAGCTGGAGGACGAGACACTAAAGCTGGTGGAGCCACAGACTCAGGCCCTGCTGCATGCCCAGCCCATTGTCAGCATTCGCGTGTGGGGCGTCGGGCGGGACAGTGGAAG gGACTTTGCCTACGTAGCTCGTGATAAACTGACCCAGATGCTCAAGTGCCACGTGTTTCGCTGTGAGGCACCTGCCAAGAACATCGCCACCAGCCTGCATGAGATCTGCTCTAAG ATCATGGCCGAACGGCGTAATGCCCGCTGCTTGGTAAATGGACTCTCCCTGGACCACTCTAAACTTGTGGACGTCCCTTTCCAAG tggAATTCCCAGCACCCAAGAATGAGTTGGTACAAAAGTTCCAAGTCTATTACCTGGGGAACGTGCCTGTTGCTAAACCTGTTG GGGTAGATGTGATAAATGGGGCCCTGGAGTCAGTCCTGTCCTCTAGTAGCCGTGAGCAGTGGACCCCAAGTCACGTCAGCGTGGCCCCTGCTACCCTTACCATCTTGCATCAGCAG acGGAAGCAGTGCTGGGGGAATGTCGGGTGcgttttctctccttcctggctGTGGGCAGAGATGTCCACACATTTGCATTCATCATGGCTGCCGGCCCAGCCTCCTTCTGTTGCCACATGTTCTGGTGCGAGCCTAATGCTGCCAGCCTCTCAGAGGCTGTGCAGGCTGCCTGCATG CTCCGCTACCAGAAGTGTCTGGATGCACGCTCCCAGGcctccacctcctgcctcccGGCACCCCCTGCAGAGTCCGTTGCCCGCCGTGTAGGGTGGACTGTCCGCAGGGGCGTTCAGTCGCTGTGGGGTTCCCTCAAGCCCAAACGCCTGGGGGCCCATACCCCCTGA